The DNA window TTAGAGCATCTGTCCCCttagacacacacccacactcaacAGTCAGCCTCCTTCCTGCGCAGTGGGATCTTCTTTTGTGCtgaattgatttttttaaattatttacaGGGTGtccaaatttttattttatttgaatggacaataaagtgttgttattgttattattattattgtgacaGAGGAGGGTCAGCCACAAACATCAACTTACAAGTTCTAAAGCATGCTGAtagcaaacaaaaataataaaatgaaagtgttttagAAGCTTAcattaaggcctaaaaaaaaaataggtgtggttacggtaacccgacctaccctatttttaggggccgatcctataactttttattacatttgtcaaaaaaaaaaaaaaaaaaaaaaaaaaaccgagtgcaaaaaacgaaatgaaagcgaaagcgcccgtgtcgcacacttatttccctgtcaagtacctaggtttaatttgtacacattagaaaaaaaagttaaaaaaaaaaaaagtgattgcctacctacctaccctattttttttggctgttaccgtaaccacacctttttttttttttttgcctaatataATGTGTGGAGCATGTGGGTGTTATACATTGATATAATGTGTGGAGCATGTGGGTGTTAAACAATGTATAAGCATACTGTGGGTGATTTAAAAACTCACGTCTGAGTTAATACAAAAATACATGGCCTAAGCAAAACCTGCCAACCTATAACTGGAAAAAAAAAGCTGAAGAATTAATGATACAGACATGGCATTTAATGATTAAAAACCATTGTCACCTTAAAAATCAAAACCAGTGCAAACACAAGGTCATGACACAGAATGCACTGGAAACTCCCCGGTAACGTCAAAGTTAAGACAGAGGGGAGAACCGATTTTAATGACTATGCATGCAAAAATGATTGGTCAATATGTGTTTGCAGCACACAAACATAAAGAGTTTTGTCTCCAATTCTTGATGCCAGAAAATAGTTTTTGgcaaacaaaaaaatggcaTACCATGTAGTGCATCTCCAACCTTATCTACACCCAGCACTGTAAACCATAATATAGACATACTTACAATACAAAAGATGCCTGGCCCGGATAGGCCTCATCAGCCACCTCCGGGCCCACAAGACCAGTCAAAAAAGCCAATCCTGACTCTTGGTCATCTCAGACAACCACTGACGAACAACCAATACACGCTGAAAGACAACCATGGAGCACCACACATTCAAACCGAAATATCACAACACGCAGACTAGACAAACGAAGATAGATAGagcacccccccctcccaccgaTCTCTCAACATATAGACTAGCAGAACAATGAATTTACAGTGTCACTTCCCAGGAACTCCCCTTTCAAAGAATGCAAAAAAagtaagaaaatcaggtctgaaaaaggagcgagtcttaaaatggagatcaATTTACAGTCATGAATAGTAAGGTGGGGCGGGGGGAGGCTCTGTAATGCAAGGTTCCAACTTCCATTGAATACAAAAAAGTTCATGATTTTAAGCTAATTCCAGAGAAAAACATTGCCAATCTTGTCAGAGATTAAATAAGCATACTGATGCATAATGAAATGGTCAAACGACACTGTTGAATCACATGTATTCATAATTTTAACGTCATGCCAAATTTATCAAACATCCAACAGCTCCATGCAAATCACTGTTGAGATTACAGATACATGATATACAATGCAAACTGTTGTTGTGGCCACAAGAATAGCTATTGTAAGCTGCAAGCCAGCAAACTTGtagcagagtgtgtgtgtgagtgagtgtgtgtgttctcgtgagtctgtctctctgcctcggtgtctgtgtctgtttctaaACTATGCCAAGTGCTACTCATGAAGTGCTGTATCAATCCTACTAAACACTAACTATATGCTGACTTAAAACGCTTTACCAGCACGTAATTATCATTTTACTTATTGATTTGTGTGAGTAAAATTTCACAGGCTGACATGGCAATCTCGACAATGTGTACCTTTCTGACAAAAAATAAAAGACTAAATTGTTGTTATCTCTGTTGCTGTGTCATACACACATTGTCATAAAAAAATCCCCCCCAAAATTGCACTGAAACAACTAATCACAGAACACACTTGCATTAACAATAATCCTCAAACATAAACATCACAGCAGTAGTGTACAGCTGAGGGCAAAATGCTAAACAGAAACCGATAAAGGAGAACTCACTTAGTCACTATTAGTTAGTGTTACAGAAACATTTGGTttataaacaaacaagaaacactAGACAGGTTTCAAAAAAACCACTCTGTGTCACAAAATAAAGTGAAAAACAGGTAGCAAAAAAACTAAAGTTAGCAATTTCACAACTGTGCTCACAGATAAGAgctgtcatttttttctcttttctttagCATCTTCAACCACAACAAATAGACTTTCTGTTCTTCACCTACCAACCATCCATCTCTCCTCCCTATAACCGCCAGAAACAACTTTTTCACACCGAACAGAGCTAAAAGCAGGTGCCcccatcccccccacccccatttttTTCCAGAGATAAGCTTCAGTCCTGTCATCAAGGACACTCAGCAGGGGCAGTCActcttctcctcctcccccctgGAGGCAGATTGTAGGCCCCTATGTCGCGGACTGCCTCTCAGGTTGACAAAGTCACGGCGCTGCGTGTCACCGGGCACAAAATCAGCCAGGTGAGGGGGCATCATGGGTTTAGAGTTCTTCAGTTTGTGCGCCACGGTCATGAAGATGGCATCCACATGGTTGGCTCGCCCGTCATCCTTGGCCGACGTCTCAAACAGCGGCATGTTGTGGGAGTCTGCGAACTTCTGGGCCAGGTTAGTGTTGACTGCAATCCGTTCCATCACGTCACACTTGTTGCCGACCAGGATGCGGGGAATGTTCTTGTTGAGGTTGTGGCGGTCACACTCCTCGATCCATGCTGGCATATTCTCAAAGGACGACATCTTCGTCATATCGTAGACAAAGACGACGGCGTGAACATTGCGGTAGTAATGCTGTACCATGGACTTGCGGAACCTCTCCTGACCTGCGGTGTCCCATAGTTGTAACTGAAACAAATACGCATAGAAATCTTAACAGGATGCAGTGTATTCTCTGAAAAGGGTTGTGCTGAAAATATGAGACAGGGTAATGCAGTAGTTCCCTTTGCAGACCTGATTACCACTAAAATTTCCTGGTGTACAAATGAGGCTAAAAATGTGTACAATCAGAATTTTAAGGTGTACAATTCATTCTCGCGGTACACACTgtgctttattcccccctcaaaccccattatttaaagactgtaaatacatgtaagaaagaatttgtgctgaaagtaaattaaaacatttttgttgaaaacaaaaacccatacactattagatatttgaaaatgtgacacaaaacgaatgatagaaaaacataatttttatttttgacctcTGACTCTGAGGAAAATTTGCATCAGCTGCTGTCAGCAGTATTGAGTCAGCCCTTCATTTCTGTCACTGCACTGGTCAGTATTTTCTGGTCTCATACAGTCCTCTTTACACATTGCTTTCTAGGCTCACACAGTCCTCTTCAGACttctatttttttatattttctttattattaattttttttatttatttattttgttttgttttgcgtaTGATTTTAATGTCTGGCGTATAATCGTACAGCGGTCTTCAATTTCGTAAGATTGTACGCAAATTTCGTACAGTAACCAGGTCTGCCTTTGTCATGGCAGCTGTTCTGCAAAGTTATCTAGCTTGAgcattgtatatatatacagtagtcccttccatttccggccctttcgtgggcgtgaacctacccggagcggccagctttcccatgactaatgagttttccttctataattgactcttaatggccgttaacctgtctgacgcggtcaacggtcactgatttttgccctaaggtgcccctcttactcgacaggagcggccacttaacggccacttgtcactttcgcgggcgagcgcctgtggtgtgtgtgtgtgtgtgtgtgtgtgttgtgtgcacagacggcacagcacgagcagacgacatgaatacttacgcatgcgcaaactgtaaatacagacatgcgcatacatgtacatttacggcagtcacttccggatcgatcacagctgatgtgagtttgaaacacttgtttatctgacactcaaatacatatataataatccaaacaacacacatagaaacatacgaaacaatagcttagccaggacgatcgagttaaacacgcaaataattaagatgtataaacgaaagcaaaactaacagagacaatgaatcggcggctcgtggatgatcgctttcttttcttcatgaaaacttgatcgtgtttttggtgggttttttggaggaggagggggcctgtaatgaacggccacctgatatttgcggtcacctttgcaatgactaatgggtgaccggatatggcaggtactactgtagcTCACATTTTCAAtggttgtgtgatgtttgtggGTTTTAGAAAGCTGCTTATGATGTGGCCTGACTCGGAGAGTCGGAGTCTGACTGAGCTGTTTTCTTCTTGAATGCCCTTGCAAACATGAGTTTCTCCCAATGCAAATTTGTATGATCTGACTCTGAGCTATTAGAGTATTactattaggccaaaaaaaaaatagtctgtttacggtaacccgaccgaccctatttttaggggccgatcctataactttttattacatttgtcaaaaaaaccaaaaaaaaccccaaaaaaaccgagtgcaaaaaacgcaatgaaagcgaaagcgcccgagtcgcacacttatttccctgtcaagtaggtttaatttgtacacattagaaaaaaaagttaaaaaaaaaaaaaaagtgattgcctacctacctaccctattttttttggcctatgttaccgtaaacagacctattttttttttggccttactacTTCTGCCCAAACTCATTGCTGCCTCCAAGTGCTATTCATTTATTGTATGCACTTGTTTCCATGGTTACAGTTACAGTTATACAGTGCCTACATCTTGACACTTATTATCCCCACTCAGTGTAACTGTAATCAAAACTTCACTCTCTTAACAGACAGCATGCAAAGAATAAGCAACTTATTCTGAAGTACTGTTCTCATGGCCAACTAACAAAGTTCTACCAACTTTAGATGGTTGCTGGGACTGGGAGTAGACCAAATCGGCAAAACAGTTTGCCATGCAAACGGTCCCGACAATGTAGTCCCAATTTAATTAGCAGCAACTCTAAAAATGAATTACCCTGAAGCACTCTATAGTCTATGGTTGGAGGCTATACTGCATACATGCTTGCTCACCATTGGTTAGCTTTCTTAAATGTTATGCCTCAGTCTCAGGCCCAGGTGGGAAAAATCTTCAAGTTCTTCAAGTTAGAATGAAATTTTCAAGCAACACTGTCCTGACAAAAATTGCCATAATTGGCATTaattggttgaaagttggtAGTAAACTGGcaatgtgaacagcacttaactaCCTTTACTTGAGTCAAATAAAATCATAAAGAAAAGACTTTCAAAAAATATCAAttaagataaataaataaataaataaataaccaaaGCACATTCATCATTGAAACTAATGTCTTTTGGAAGAATTTTCCATTTGAAatcaaatatgaataagagtaACATAAAAGTGTCTAGTATTTGAACTATTGATTATGATGAATGTTACATGTCTTCTAAAAAAATATCGAACATGTTTccaacagtaacactaacactaacagtagCAACTAAAGTTCTTATCTCTGTAAAAGTGTAAGTGTAACTTCTAGTTCTCACATTCACaacaaactttttttgtttcaaTATTGAGACATAAATATTAAATTTGCTTCCCAAGGCCCAAGCCCAAAAGTCTGTCCCCTCATATCATatcgcactcacacacacactggcagacaaacagacagtgagatatatatatgcacacacacactctttctttcGGTATTGTCACGACAGTCGTGTCAGCTGGAAGAGTCATGCTATATTTATAGCTCCATGCCCATGGtaaaccacaggcggaaggtatcgttcactggaccactacttccatagaaagactagtctttctatggaagcagtggtccagtgaacgataccttccgcctgtgggtAAACAAAGAACTTACTTTGAGATGCTCAGTATCAACCTGCACAGATTTTTCCCTGAAGTCGACTCCTATCGTTGCTTCAGTTTTATCCGGAAATTTTCCCAAACAAAATCTGTACGTGAGGCAAGTTTTGCCGACGTTCGAATCCCCGATGACAATTATCTTAAAAATTCTCCTCTGGGCTTGTTTTTCCACTACTTTCACGGCCCCAGCCTCTGCTGTTTCAACAACAGCCTCAGATCGAGGGCCTTGTGCGATTTCGCTCAAAGTTTGGCCTCCGGCTGCTTCTCCACTCATGTCGAATTGCAGTTGGTCTCAGATGAATACGGCCTCAGACAATAACACTAAAGGCTAAAAGATGTTGCAAGATCACTAATGATTCACATCCGTCCGTGTCACAACAACATGCACGTCGCCATTTTTGTTATCGTCGATGGCATGTTAGGGCTACTTTTAATTTCGTCATAATTTTTACGAAAGATAGATTACTGAGGCTGAATTCATGAAAAAATAAATGCAAGCaggtttatttaaaaaaaagactttTATTGACAAATAAATATCTTAACACAATGTCGAGACTTCACGCGATTGAAGATCCGCCATATCGGAATCCGCACCTCGTGGTGCGTTGCCCTGATTCACATTTCTGTCCGGGAAGTTAGGTCTTTACAGCCATTTCCACCAAAATGCCTACAAGCAACCCATTGCCCCCGAAAGAAAATGCTCTCTTTAAGCGTATTCTGGTGAGTGTGATTTCCTTAAAATTGTTCTTCCGCTCTGAACATGTCTTTATTTGGTCGGCACCAACTTCGCTGACATCATTATCGACGCACACAAAATCTCGACTGGGCATGTTCCCATTTCCATGGTAGCATTTAGTCTGCTGACTTACAATACATTTCATTTGGGAAGTCTGAAGTAGTTTATTTTTTCAGTCTGATTGGCACTTtacattgtttttttcatgaACCTTGTGCTGAATGTCATTGGCGTTTGTCAGGAAAGCGTCCTCTACcaaccccctaccccctcccacTCATGACCCTACGTGCCTACCACATGAAACATTCAAACAGCAACACTTCTGTATTAATTTGTCGGCACTTCTGGATGTTCTTAAAAGAATCATTTTTTGTCCGCCATTTCCTTCGTTTGAACCATTAATAGAGCCTTTTAGCAGCGATAAAATCAGTTGTTCAACTTGAAAGCACTTTCCGTTATGATGTTGAACTGGAACAGGAATTCTCCATGTGGAGTGCTGCAATCAGCTAACACCTGTCATTGGATCAGCAATCCTAAACACCTTATACAACTTGTCCTTTTGATTTTAAAATTTAATCGTGAGTGTACTCAGCCCTATGTGTAGCTTCCTCTGGGACATTGTCAGGCGTAGGGTGTCCCAACGCATAACATGTCTTCAAAAGATATTTTTGCTTCAGAGTTTCATCTACTagtgcgccattggcgcattaaatctgaaaatgtcccatcacaaatccattcagtgcgtcaaagggcgcattgagattacgtaccactgcgccaccaaatgtacactttacataagattacacacacacacacacaacacaatatagcggctaattctcagatggcaccatattgcaccattttgcatctttggtcaaaaacgcgtaCATGCATCATTGtcgcttcttgccttcgactatgtcccatccgAATTttgttgagggggacaaatgtcccattgcctttttctcccaggctaaaccctgtgCTTGATGCTGAGTTTCTTACATCCTGTGCTATAGCTAGACTTGCTCATTAAGACAAATGCTCAAAGcaacactcacagtcacacacacacacacaaaggcaaagtgcacaaacacacaggtaAACATACACTTGATGCTTTGGATGTTGCAGTAGTACTGGAAGTATGGATGTCAGAGTGTATCTCCAACATTGGATGTCATATTTGGGAGATTAAACCCAGTTTTTGCACACTTACATGCCCATACAATCTGAGGATTCTTTATCTCAAAGTGTCCATTTATTATTATAAAAAATGTCTTTCAAATTCAAACTCAAAGAAGTGTGAATAAACATGATCCCTTTTAAGAGCTGACGCATTTTTCACACCCCTGGCTGGTTGACCGTCCGAAAGTTTTGACATGTAGGAAGTCTTCtatcaatttttatttttgacctcCCACATTAAAGGGAAAGGCTAGTAGTACGGTGGAACCCGCTTTTattagactccctccctttcaagagTGAGTTATCAAGACTCTTTTATGTCAGATTTTTCTGTTTAAAacgtctgtaaatgtaccccaaTTTTTGACTCCGTCCTTTTTAATTTTATAcctgtttttctcagatttgttgaggtcttgaaaaggggtgTGTGTTCCTCTGTACTCAGGATGACCATGCCTAAGGAAAAGGGAGGATTCTATTGTGCAAGCCGTGTCCCCTAGATGTCCGAGAAGATTCGGCTTTCCTTTAGTCTGCAAAATCAAGTTGTCATTtttttattactttttttttgaaGGGTCACCGAAAAGTTCTTATGTTCGGAGGAAAACTAGAGTCCGTTGAAGAACCGGAAgctgtttagaaaaaaaatgtttaggCCTTATCAAGCTTTGTATTCACAGTCAGTGAGTCACATGCTCATTTGACTTgtccttaggccaaaaaaaaaattgtctgtttctggtcacccgaccgaccctaaatttcggcaccgaccctaaactttttttttccaaactcaaaaattgtttttttttttttggtggtaaaggacagggtgagaaaatgaacaacaaaaacgtgtgaaataCGCCTTTAATACGATTCAGCCCCATATACTTATCCAGAGGTTAGTCCAGTTGGATGTGAACAATAATTTGATTTTCTGGATCAGGGAGTTCCTATGCGATCGGCCACAACGTGTCAGCCTCAGCAACCGTTTGTTTGGTCATTCTGTGCTTTCAGACGAAGTTGTTTTAAACACCGGGGCCCCACAAGGTTGTGTTCTCTCTCCTGTCCTTTTTTCCATTTacacaaacaacatgcttttaaATGATCCAGTTCTAGCCCTCATTAAATATGCAGACGACATGGCCCTCGTTGGGCGTCTGAAGGACGACGAAACTTTGTCAAAGTATTTTACCCAAGTTGATCTTCTGAATGAATGGTTCAAGTCCAGTTTCTTGCAGttgaatgtaggcaaaacaaaagaaatgatttttggaggaaagagtgataattgtggtccccaaaaagtgagaataagcgacaaggaagttgaacttgtggaaaccttcaaatatcttggggtttcaattgacaataagctgacttttagtgatcatgttcatgctgtttataagaaagctcagcagcgactttttcttctcaggaagcttaaatattttaatgtcaatcaaagtgttatggaacttgtgtatcgcagtttgattgaaagcatactgacttttaacattgtgacatggtatggtaccacaaatgttaaaaacaaagctaaactccaccgcattgttgcgacggctagcaagcttgttgggcaaccccaacgacagctgaccagtctctacgaagctgccattaagcggaaagctctcaaaattgtccgtgatccgatccatcctctcaacccctgtttcgaaattctcccttcaggtaaacgttataaggtccctttggcacgcaaaaaccagtttaaaaagtcattcctgccttctgcagtcaccattttaaattcttctcgcatcacgtagaggctggtcggctgggaaaaaacaaacaatgtgtacatgtgaaggtgtgtgggaaatatttgtaatgtgattactcggctgtgaaacccaactcctgtgatatgagagggtaaatttacatagtgcaatatcatatttgattgtatcccttttatgttttatgttttatgtgtgtcgtcctatacaattgttgttataatcgtttacaggcagacagggtgtgccgaagaaaaatttccatttttatgtaatattttaatggacaataaagtgctgttattgttattgttattgaaaacgaaagtccgctgacgatttcagtctttgtcacagatttgtaaatgtgttgagtgtcttgtctctatgtatacagtgaatccagtctctttgcgcgatttttaaagttagttttattggtctacatttgggggcaaaaaaaaaaagatccctacctacctaccctatttttttttagccatgttaccagaaacagacaattttttttttgtccttATACAATCtatttgctttttggtctctttctTATACAATCTGCTTTCTGAGGGGGGAAATAGGTTTTCTGAATCTAACACAGTGTtcttttgtttcagaaatgcTATGAGCAGAAACAGTACAAGAATGGCTTGAAATTTGCAAAGCAGATTTTGAGCAACCCCAAGTTCTCTGAGCATGGGGGTAAGTAGCGGCAAATATGCTTAACACATTTTGTTAAATGTAGACAAAAGTTTAACCTAGATACATACTGAAATGGTTACTTCAGtgatgtgttgttgtttgtagcTTGTAAatattatttctttctttttatggAAGATATGAATTTATGGTATATTTTTTGTTGTCGTGCATGTTAATATTTTTATTCATTGCAGTCATTTTTTTCTTGGTTTTATGGTTCTGGAAAATTATGTTTCTTTAAAACTTTGTTAGATTATTGCTTAACCAGTAAATTACCCACAAGCAAATGCTACTTTATGATAtcataaatgtacatgtatagtttgttATATGTGTATCTACCTGTGGTACTTGTAGTGTTAAGAGTTAacctttaggccaaaaaaaaaaaattgtctgtttagggtaacatgaccaaaaaaagtagggtcggtaggtaggtagggtttttttttttttttttttttttttttggtaaatgctatgttggctgaacattcacttcttatatttgatgaatacatgtttcaaaactaacgtataaataaaacagagagaaagggagagaaagaaacgccaaatgtctctttttagcatttttacctctttttttttcttgttttttttgaaataaaaaaaagtttttgggtcggcgccaaatcgatagggtcggtcgggttaccctaaacagacacatttttttttttggccttagcactCCAGATTCCAGCCAGCATTACTTCCCCTGTAGCCACATTATTTTGCTTACGTATACTAAGAATAACACCCACTAACTAGTAACTTTCAACACTTACAACTTCTTTGAAAATGCACTAATAAGCATGAAACTTTGTGGTTGTGATGGGGTTATATTTAAcatgaacatatttttgtttgcatgcattatttattttcttagcataaatacaaataaaattaaaaggGGTTGTGTTGGCTAGTCCGTGGAATTTTGTGAAACTAACCCGTCTATGTCTGCTGAAACTCCTTTGATCAGGTAATCATGTTGACCATTCAACTTCCTGATCCTGGTATCTAAATAAGTATATTTGTGGACCAGTGCATGTCATGGGACGATTTTCttattagttcggttagcaacaacaagcagagaaaagctttgatctctactagatccacaggtcgccattttcgaacacgcaaactttttacgtcttgtcactggcttcctttgcactgaatttgagtcagtttctacgcagtgtctcttcgacaagcaagtcaagcatttgctacgcagtcagattatcggtaatgtttgctggtcctgtcatttcactaaactggaccagccactgtttgtatccatctgcactttcgtaattccgtttcgtaaccgtcactgtcaCTTGacaaactgtcatttttttcaccgcgatacacagttcattgcgaagatcttcctcggtaattcgttccaattccgcatactttttgttgtcaagaaacaactcgaaagaaagtttcaaactcttcatcctccatcttgcttgtcaaagcgctaaagtactttatcgatgcaaaaacaaaagcagaaaacttcgacgaaaccgactcaaatgcagcgcaatcgacacgacgagataacagaaggaagtgagcctcgctttggctcaagtgccgttaaaaataccgttattctcgtatgcaaatacgaacgagacaagccttgtgctggcgacgcaaatcgccgctggctggcaaaggggggaGAATGGCTGGGCGAcaaaaatcgccgctggcgtgctaaaggttaatatTGGCCTTGTTGCTAGAAAACGAAAGATAtttctgatatatatatatgtgaataTATTTTTGCAcatgtttgtttacatttttaaagATGATCTTTTCGTTGTTGCAGAAACCCTTGCGATGAAAGGGTTGACCTTAAATTGCCTGGGTCGAAAAGAAGAGGCATATGATTATGTCCGCCGAGGTTTACGGAATGACCTCAAAAGTCATGTGTGTATCCTTGATTGATGGTGATTTTCCTCAGGGTCAGGGTTTTCATTATTCTTTGTGCTGGAATTGGCTTGCAACAACTTGCTGTATATCCACCAACTAAGAGTCTGTTTGCCCTTGGTGGCATCTTGGATTGTGTACGACAGAAAAGGGAattcattttaatttttttgcatACAGCTATGGCATGCATGTAAGTGTTTGACAAGCAAACAcggaaattgtttttttttatttgggaggggggtgggggttaaaggcacagtaagcctcccgtaaaccatcacagatactgtcaggcttttacacacactacaaacacccttccatttgaacactcaccgaacgggaacatcctaggtgccctacgtaaagagcgagcaattttcaaagaattaatttttcagATTGTCTCCATCacaatcggacccatcctgaactcaggtcaaaaatgagttacttcccttcaactggcgatagccgtggaacgatgattatcagaatgaatcggaccgtggtgcgttttggcgctagacctaacttttaaaatctaaataataaattgacagcttgtcacACATTAttaaatcattaaaaaaaaaattcatcaagacaagatcagtacaattcgaagttttgaaagtttgaaaaaagaaaagcccggaagcagggtcacgcaaggtcgtggttttcgtagcagacggcggtttataggcagtcaaaagccatcgctagagttcttatgaaccacattcgtttgtttcatgaaaagtcagaggtacataataacgtgctattgcagataagctcacagagagccgca is part of the Littorina saxatilis isolate snail1 linkage group LG6, US_GU_Lsax_2.0, whole genome shotgun sequence genome and encodes:
- the LOC138969417 gene encoding ras-related protein Rab-33B-like; this encodes MSGEAAGGQTLSEIAQGPRSEAVVETAEAGAVKVVEKQAQRRIFKIIVIGDSNVGKTCLTYRFCLGKFPDKTEATIGVDFREKSVQVDTEHLKLQLWDTAGQERFRKSMVQHYYRNVHAVVFVYDMTKMSSFENMPAWIEECDRHNLNKNIPRILVGNKCDVMERIAVNTNLAQKFADSHNMPLFETSAKDDGRANHVDAIFMTVAHKLKNSKPMMPPHLADFVPGDTQRRDFVNLRGSPRHRGLQSASRGEEEKSDCPC